A single region of the Gorilla gorilla gorilla isolate KB3781 chromosome 1, NHGRI_mGorGor1-v2.1_pri, whole genome shotgun sequence genome encodes:
- the KCNA2 gene encoding potassium voltage-gated channel subfamily A member 2 yields the protein MTVATGDPADEAAALPGHPQDTYDPEADHECCERVVINISGLRFETQLKTLAQFPETLLGDPKKRMRYFDPLRNEYFFDRNRPSFDAILYYYQSGGRLRRPVNVPLDIFSEEIRFYELGEEAMEMFREDEGYIKEEERPLPENEFQRQVWLLFEYPESSGPARIIAIVSVMVILISIVSFCLETLPIFRDENEDMHGSGVTFHTYSNSTIGYQQSTSFTDPFFIVETLCIIWFSFEFLVRFFACPSKAGFFTNIMNIIDIVAIIPYFITLGTELAEKPEDAQQGQQAMSLAILRVIRLVRVFRIFKLSRHSKGLQILGQTLKASMRELGLLIFFLFIGVILFSSAVYFAEADERESQFPSIPDAFWWAVVSMTTVGYGDMVPTTIGGKIVGSLCAIAGVLTIALPVPVIVSNFNYFYHRETEGEEQAQYLQVTSCPKIPSSPDLKKSRSASTISKSDYMEIQEGVNNSNEDFREENLKTANCTLANTNYVNITKMLTDV from the coding sequence ATGACAGTGGCCACCGGAGACCCAGCAGATGAGGCTGCTGCCCTCCCTGGGCACCCACAGGACACCTATGACCCAGAGGCAGACCACGAGTGCTGTGAGAGGGTGGTGATCAACATCTCAGGGCTGCGGTTTGAGACCCAGCTAAAGACCTTAGCCCAGTTTCCAGAGACCCTCTTAGGGGACCCAAAGAAACGAATGAGGTACTTTGACCCCCTCCGAAATGAGTACTTTTTCGATCGGAACCGCCCTAGCTTTGATGCCATTTTGTACTACTACCAGTCAGGGGGCCGATTGAGGCGACCTGTGAATGTGCCCTTAGATATATTCTCTGAAGAAATTCGGTTTTATGAGCTGGGAGAAGAAGCGATGGAGATGTTTCGGGAAGATGAAGGCTACATCAAGGAGGAAGAGCGTCCTCTGCCTGAAAATGAGTTTCAGAGACAAGTGTGGCTTCTCTTTGAATACCCAGAGAGCTCAGGGCCTGCCAGGATTATAGCTATTGTGTCTGTCATGGTGATTCTGATCTCAATTGTCAGCTTCTGTCTGGAAACATTGCCCATCTTCCGGGATGAGAATGAAGACATGCATGGTAGTGGGGTGACCTTCCACACCTATTCCAACAGCACCATCGGGTACCAGCAGTCCACTTCCTTCACAGACCCTTTCTTCATTGTAGAGACACTCTGCATCATCTGGTTCTCCTTTGAATTCTTGGTGAGGTTCTTTGCGTGTCCCAGCAAAGCCGGCTTCTTCACCAACATCATGAACATCATTGACATTGTGGCCATCATCCCCTACTTCATCACCCTGGGGACAGAGTTGGCTGAGAAGCCAGAGGACGCTCAGCAAGGCCAGCAGGCCATGTCACTGGCCATCCTCCGTGTCATCCGGTTGGtaagagtctttaggattttcaagTTGTCCAGACACTCCAAAGGTCTCCAGATTCTAGGTCAGACCCTCAAAGCCAGCATGAGAGAATTGGGCCTCCTGATATTCTTTCTCTTCATAGGGGTCATCCTTTTCTCTAGTGCTGTGTATTTTGCAGAGGCCGATGAGCGAGAGTCCCAGTTCCCCAGCATCCCAGATGCCTTCTGGTGGGCAGTCGTCTCCATGACAACTGTAGGCTATGGAGACATGGTTCCGACTACCATTGGGGGAAAGATAGTGGGTTCCCTATGTGCGATTGCAGGTGTGTTAACTATTGCCTTACCGGTCCCTGTCATTGTGTCCAATTTCAACTACTTCTACCAccgggagacagagggagaggaacAGGCCCAATACTTGCAAGTGACAAGCTGTCCAAAGATCCCATCCTCCCCTGACCTAAAGAAAAGTAGAAGTGCCTCTACCATTAGTAAGTCTGATTACATGGAGATCCAGGAGGGGGTAAATAACAGTAATGAGGACTTTAGAGAGGAAAACTTGAAAACAGCCAACTGTACCTTGGCTAACACAAACTATGTGAATATTACCAAAATGTTAACTGATGTCTGA